The following proteins are co-located in the Anas platyrhynchos isolate ZD024472 breed Pekin duck chromosome 1, IASCAAS_PekinDuck_T2T, whole genome shotgun sequence genome:
- the LOC119714235 gene encoding heat shock 70 kDa protein 12A-like isoform X4, whose protein sequence is MKYKSLPSGEADKWYFFENFKMRLYNTKVTSGMEMEASNGKTLPALMVFAESLRYMKQHALNTVQEASFHTVCDPQEITWVITVPAIWSAAARQFMRLAAKEAGLISDMISEKLIIALEPEAASLWCKQLPQEGFIVEASDKKKFEDSPGIQYIVVDCGGGTIDITVHEIQENHYLKELHKASGGGWGGNRVDENFSAFLREIFDDGVWDEYVKSHPTELQHMMYNFGLQKCSASREAVYIRCYYNLTRVAESRKEISQFFTKVTGAVWCDGMIMITYEKMKSFFEYSIKNIVGTLREILGKPEMAKVQYILLVGGFSTSIILRDAIRQAFSMKYHVLCPMEAQAAVAKGAVLFGVNPKIIASRISVRTYGVEIYTTFDVAIHDFCKRYVSKADGLVYCKDIFKKLVGIEESVNINEVAEYIFQPIEADQTCTRFSFYSTEKQCAQYVDEEGMELLGSCTVPMPDTRLGKNRELRLDIKFGLTEFKATATDITSKQSRTIVIDFLAV, encoded by the exons AAAGTCACTTCTGGCATGGAGATGGAAGCAAGCAATGGAAAGACACTTCCTGCCCTGATGGTCTTTGCTGAAAGCCTACGCTACATGAAGCAACATGCCCTGAACACTGTCCAAGAGGCCTCTTTCCACACCGTCTGTGACCCCCAGGAGATCACCTGGGTCATTACTGTCCCAGCCATATGGAGTGCAGCTGCCAGGCAGTTCATGCGGCTGGCAGCAAAAGAG GCAGGACTCATCTCTGACATGATTTCTGAGAAGCTGATTATTGCCCTGGAGCCAGAGGCTGCATCACTTTGGTGCAAACAGCTTCCACAAGAAGGGTTTATCGTAGAGGCCAGTGACAAGAAAAAGTttgaagactcccctgggatCCAGTATATTGTTGTTGACTGTGGAG gCGGCACAATAGACATCACAGTACATGAGATCCAGGAAAACCATTATCTGAAGGAGTTACACAAGGCATCTGGAGGTGGATGGGGAGGCAACAGAGTGGATGAAAACTTCAGTGCATTCCTCAGAGAAATATTCGATGATGGTGTATGGGATGAATATGTAAAGAGCCACCCTACTGAATTGCAACATATGATGTACAACTTTGGTCTACAGAAATGCTCTGCCAGCAGGGAAGCAGTCTACATACGTTGCTACTACAACTTGACAAGAGTGGCAGAAAGCAGGAAGGAGATCTCTCAGTTCTTCACAAAAGTCACAGGAGCTGTATGGTGTGATGGGATGATCATGATTACAtatgagaaaatgaagagcTTTTTTGAGTACAGTATCAAAAATATTGTTGGTACTTTGAGGGAAATCCTTGGCAAGCCTGAGATGGCCAAGGTCCAGTACATTTTACTTGTGGGAGGTTTTTCAACTAGCATCATCTTGAGGGATGCAATCCGTCAGGCTTTTAGCATGAAGTATCATGTCCTTTGTCCCATGGAGGCCCAAGCTGCCGTTGCAAAAGGGGCTGTTTTATTCGGAGTCAATCCAAAAATCATTGCTTCAAGAATCAGTGTTCGGACATATGGTGTAGAAATATACACAACATTTGATGTTGCTATCCACGACTTTTGTAAACGATATGTCTCAAAAGCTGATGGGCTTGTTTATTGCAAAGATATCTTCAAGAAATTGGTGGGAATTGAGGAGTCAGTGAATATAAATGAAGTTGCCGAATATATTTTTCAGCCAATAGAAGCAGATCAGACATGTACACGCTTTTCTTTCTACTCCACGGAAAAGCAGTGTGCTCAGTATGTAGATGAGGAAGGGATGGAACTGCTTGGCTCATGCACAGTACCAATGCCAGACACAAGGCTGGGGAAGAATCGCGAACTGAGGCTGGATATTAAATTTGGGCTTACTGAATTTAAAGCCACAGCTACAGACATTACTTCCAAACAAAGTCGAACAATTGTGATAGATTTTTTAGCAGTGTAA
- the LOC119714235 gene encoding heat shock 70 kDa protein 12A-like isoform X3: MPGSRDLPDPRAPCPNDRAGQGPAADNPAVGKLRSQHFEHIPKVTSGMEMEASNGKTLPALMVFAESLRYMKQHALNTVQEASFHTVCDPQEITWVITVPAIWSAAARQFMRLAAKEAGLISDMISEKLIIALEPEAASLWCKQLPQEGFIVEASDKKKFEDSPGIQYIVVDCGGGTIDITVHEIQENHYLKELHKASGGGWGGNRVDENFSAFLREIFDDGVWDEYVKSHPTELQHMMYNFGLQKCSASREAVYIRCYYNLTRVAESRKEISQFFTKVTGAVWCDGMIMITYEKMKSFFEYSIKNIVGTLREILGKPEMAKVQYILLVGGFSTSIILRDAIRQAFSMKYHVLCPMEAQAAVAKGAVLFGVNPKIIASRISVRTYGVEIYTTFDVAIHDFCKRYVSKADGLVYCKDIFKKLVGIEESVNINEVAEYIFQPIEADQTCTRFSFYSTEKQCAQYVDEEGMELLGSCTVPMPDTRLGKNRELRLDIKFGLTEFKATATDITSKQSRTIVIDFLAV, encoded by the exons AAAGTCACTTCTGGCATGGAGATGGAAGCAAGCAATGGAAAGACACTTCCTGCCCTGATGGTCTTTGCTGAAAGCCTACGCTACATGAAGCAACATGCCCTGAACACTGTCCAAGAGGCCTCTTTCCACACCGTCTGTGACCCCCAGGAGATCACCTGGGTCATTACTGTCCCAGCCATATGGAGTGCAGCTGCCAGGCAGTTCATGCGGCTGGCAGCAAAAGAG GCAGGACTCATCTCTGACATGATTTCTGAGAAGCTGATTATTGCCCTGGAGCCAGAGGCTGCATCACTTTGGTGCAAACAGCTTCCACAAGAAGGGTTTATCGTAGAGGCCAGTGACAAGAAAAAGTttgaagactcccctgggatCCAGTATATTGTTGTTGACTGTGGAG gCGGCACAATAGACATCACAGTACATGAGATCCAGGAAAACCATTATCTGAAGGAGTTACACAAGGCATCTGGAGGTGGATGGGGAGGCAACAGAGTGGATGAAAACTTCAGTGCATTCCTCAGAGAAATATTCGATGATGGTGTATGGGATGAATATGTAAAGAGCCACCCTACTGAATTGCAACATATGATGTACAACTTTGGTCTACAGAAATGCTCTGCCAGCAGGGAAGCAGTCTACATACGTTGCTACTACAACTTGACAAGAGTGGCAGAAAGCAGGAAGGAGATCTCTCAGTTCTTCACAAAAGTCACAGGAGCTGTATGGTGTGATGGGATGATCATGATTACAtatgagaaaatgaagagcTTTTTTGAGTACAGTATCAAAAATATTGTTGGTACTTTGAGGGAAATCCTTGGCAAGCCTGAGATGGCCAAGGTCCAGTACATTTTACTTGTGGGAGGTTTTTCAACTAGCATCATCTTGAGGGATGCAATCCGTCAGGCTTTTAGCATGAAGTATCATGTCCTTTGTCCCATGGAGGCCCAAGCTGCCGTTGCAAAAGGGGCTGTTTTATTCGGAGTCAATCCAAAAATCATTGCTTCAAGAATCAGTGTTCGGACATATGGTGTAGAAATATACACAACATTTGATGTTGCTATCCACGACTTTTGTAAACGATATGTCTCAAAAGCTGATGGGCTTGTTTATTGCAAAGATATCTTCAAGAAATTGGTGGGAATTGAGGAGTCAGTGAATATAAATGAAGTTGCCGAATATATTTTTCAGCCAATAGAAGCAGATCAGACATGTACACGCTTTTCTTTCTACTCCACGGAAAAGCAGTGTGCTCAGTATGTAGATGAGGAAGGGATGGAACTGCTTGGCTCATGCACAGTACCAATGCCAGACACAAGGCTGGGGAAGAATCGCGAACTGAGGCTGGATATTAAATTTGGGCTTACTGAATTTAAAGCCACAGCTACAGACATTACTTCCAAACAAAGTCGAACAATTGTGATAGATTTTTTAGCAGTGTAA
- the LOC101802841 gene encoding cytoglobin-1 — protein MPFSEAEVQSARGAWEKIYVDAEDNGTAVLVRMFTEHPDTKSYFTHFKGMDSAEEMKQSDQVRGHGKRVFTAINDMVQHLDNTEAFLGILNPLGQKHATQLKVDPKNFRIICDIILQMMEEKFGGDCKASFEKVTNEICTHLNNVYKEAGW, from the exons ATGCCCTTCTCTGAAGCGGAGGTGCAGAGTGCCcgtggtgcttgggagaagatcTATGTGGATGCCGAGGACAATGGGACAGCAGTGCTGGTCAG GATGTTTACTGAGCACCCAGATACCAAGTCCTACTTCACACATTTCAAAGGCATGGACTCCGCCGAAGAGATGAAACAGTCGGATCAGGTCAGGGGCCATGGCAAGAGGGTTTTCACTGCCATCAACGACATGGTGCAGCACCTGGACAACACTGAAGCTTTTCTTGGGATACTGAACCCGCTTGGCCAGAAACATGCCACCCAGCTCAAGGTCGACCCCAAAAACTTCAGG ATCATCTGTGACATCATCTTGCAAATGATGGAGGAGAAATTTGGTGGAGACTGCAAAGCCTCTTTTGAGAAGGTGACCAATGAAATCTGCACTCACCTGAACAATGTCTACAAAGAAGCGGGTTGGTGA
- the LUC7L2 gene encoding putative RNA-binding protein Luc7-like 2 isoform X3, with translation MDLGECLKVHDLALRADYEIASKDQDFFFELDAMDHLQSFIADCDRRTEVAKKRLAETQEEISAEVAAKAERVHELNEEIGKLLAKVEQLGADGNVEESQKVMDEVEKARVKKREAEEVYRNSMPASSFQQQKLRVCEVCSAYLGLHDNDRRLADHFGGKLHLGFIEIREKLEELRRIVADKQEKRNQERLKRREEREREEREKLRRSRSHSKHTKRSRSRDRRRHRSRSASRERKRRTRSKSREKRHRHRSRSNSRSRSRSHHRSRHSSRERSRERSSKKRSSKERSSRDKERSRDRDRTSRDKDRSSRERSPRDFKDKKRSYESANGRSEDPRSSEEREAGEI, from the exons ATGGACCTTGGAGAATGTCTGAAGGTGCATGACCTGGCATTACGGGCAGACTATGAAATAGCATCCAAAGATCAAGATTTCTTCTTTGAGCTTGAT GCAATGGACCACCTGCAATCATTTATTGCAGACTGTGATAGGAGAACAGAAGTGGCTAAGAAAAGATTAGCAGAAACCCAAGAAGAGATCAGTGCTGAAGTTGCAGCTAAA gCTGAACGAGTTCATGAATTGAATGAAGAAATTGGGAAACTACTGGCCAAAGTGGAACAGCTGGGAGCTGATGGAAATGTGGAAGAATCTCAAAAAGTAATGGATGAGGTGGAGAAGGCACGGGTAAAGAAGAGAGAAGCTGAA GAGGTATACAGAAATTCTATGCCTGCCTCTagctttcagcagcagaagctACGGGTTTGTGAAGTGTGTTCGGCCTACCTTGGTCTTCATGACAATGACCGACGTCTTGCTGACCACTTTGGAGGAAAGCTGCATTTAGGATTTATTGAAATAAGAGAGAAGCTTGAGGAACTCAGG aggATTGTGGCTGATAAACAGGAAAAACGAAACCAGGAGCGTCTGAAACGtagagaggagagggaaagagaagaaagggagaaactgaGAAG GTCAAGATCCCACAGCAAACATACCAAAAG aTCTAGGTCCCGAGATCGCCGCAGACATCGGTCTCGCTCAGCCTCCCGGGAACGAAAGAGGAGAACTCGCTCCAAGTCCCGTGAGAAACGCCATCGCCACAGGTCTCGCTCTAACAGCCGCAGCCGGAGTCGCAGCCATCATAGAAGCAGGCATAGTTCCAGGGAGAGAAGCCGAGAACGCAGCTCCAAAAAGCG ATCCTCAAAAGAAAGATCTTCAAGAGACAAAGAACGTTCAAGAGATCGTGATAGAACATCACGTGATAAAGATAGAAGCTCAAGAGAGAGGTCACCGCGAGATTTCAAAGACAAGAAACGTTCTTATGAAAGTGCTAATGGCCGATCAGAAGACCCGAGGAGCTCAGAAGAGCGTGAAGCAGGGGAGATATAA